The following DNA comes from Mesoplodon densirostris isolate mMesDen1 chromosome 9, mMesDen1 primary haplotype, whole genome shotgun sequence.
TTGCCTCTCTCCACTGTACAGAATAAAGGAAACCCAGactaacaaaaataattaattttggaATTCTCTCTTCTCATCCCTCACCCTCTCCCCCATTCTCCTGTAATCCCAGGGAGAAGGTACAATTTCTCACCAAGGTGTTtgccagaaaagagaaaaaaggaaacagctGGGGACAACCTATAAAATGGATAGGTGGTCCCCAAATAATTTTACATTCTTTCATTCTTAgcattttgtctgtttcttccttagTCTATACTATTGGGATGATTCccaaaattcataaataaatgtaaattagatGCTTAAGTAACTAGGAGGTGACATGCAGTGTTGGAAAGACATCTGGACAGGAGGCCAAGTTCCAGCTAACTGACATTAATTGCTTGTTGCATAATCATGGGCTAGCAATCAATTAAATTCTATGAAGGTGAAGTTCTTCATCAATAAAGTATGGTATTATTATCTGCCCTCCCAATCTTATTGTAAGGAtcaaatgaaatgataaatataaaacttctttgtaacttgcaaataataataagaattatAGCagattgctattattatttttgaatgcctcctatgtgccaggtaccattTAACATGCTTTACATgaaaactcatttaatccttacactaACAGGTATCTactcttattatcctcatttcataTATGAGAAAACAAAGGCACAGAAGCTAAATAACTTGTCGAAGGTTTTAAAGGTAGTAACTGGGAGAGCgctgattcaaacccaggcagttggACTTCAGAGAGAGCTCTGTGCTTTACTGTCTCCCTATATAAACCTAAGTATACAATTATGTAATCTCAGAATAAAGTTGGGAAAGCTTGACAATGTGCTATACAAAGCTCACTTCTCTATAGGAAAGTCTTTATTGAACAGTAAGCATAGTTGATGGCGCCAGCAAAAATCAACTTAATAGACGAGTTCAGTGAGACATTGGTCTTTCTTACCTGCATGCAGACAGAACAGTCTTGAAAGCCAACAAGATACTTAAATGCAAAATTACCCTTTCAGACTTATAACCAGAAGACACAAGAATTGTGGGTAGCCAGGCAAAAAAGCTGAAATGTGTCTAATTGACACATCACATAGATACATTTATGCTGTATTTAGATAAACATTAAAACTGTTCATGTGACCGTAATTCTGCAATTAAGCCAATGGATCTACCCGAGGCCTGGTGTAGGCTTCAATCGGAGTTAAGACAAATACAAATTGCAATTTGTTTTCATCTCACCTCTAGCTGTATCACTTCAGCACAGAGATACTGACCACTAATTCCGGTTAACAGTGGAAGGGGGCCAGAAAGTTTAGATGCAGAGATACATCTGTTCTTAATCACCCACCCGTACCTGCTACCTGGAGAAAACctactggcttctttctctttttctttccatttctttcccttGTTGGAATTCCTTCGCAAAGGCGCCCTATAATGACAGCACACAGTCAGAAAAGGGAATTTgccattttctcctttaatccttCTCTTACAGAGGGCTTGCTTTTTAACTTCATGAAGCGCTTACCCCAGATCCACAAACTTCCGCTTAATTTTTCCTCCTCGCACCACCAACAAACTTGATGCCCTCAGTGATCTGGGACCTTTGGCACCATCTAGGATATACACATATGTGAAAAAAgcaattattatcatttttaaaaagctactgtCAAAAGTCATTGCATCTCTGAATCTACGGGGTTTGCATCAATTCCTAACAGTGAAAGAAAATACTGGATGCCTTTATTAACATACAGGAAACATAGCTATGTTGAGGAACATTCAGTCAAACCACGAGAGGTCCTGTTAGACAGAAGCCCAATACTTATCACAAAGAATTTTAGCTTCAAATaaactggaatgaaaaaaaaataagaataaacactATCAAATCATCCTTTACATTCAAAGCAGGGACCAAATGACTTTCCTTCTGTTCCTTCTCTGGCTCCAACTCTTTGCTTCAAATGCCTGGGCTCTGTCCTCCATGCCTTTCTTGCCTTTGGGTTTTAGCACCTTCTGACAGGACCCCAGCTCACTTCCCCCATATGTCCCAAGTCCAGTAAAGAACGTCACCCCTGAGAGTCTGGGAGATTAGGGAGAAAGTGAGAGTCAAAGCTTTCCCTTCTCATCTGCCCCTTGCTAATGGCTTGTGGCCAGTCTTGGGATAGAGGAGACAGAACATGGGGGAGACTTCTCAAGCAGGAGCTCAgctataaaacatttatatttttgaaaggtCTTTTTTTAGAAGTTGGCTTTAAGCACAACTTGGCTGGCTTCCCATGACGTGGAAGACGCCAAAACCTCCCCAGTGCTTGCAGCTGAATGATCTTTGCCTCTCTCCGAGTTATGCTGGCACTCTAAAGCACAGCAGCTGCTGGGGAATGGGGACACTTGAAATGATGCCAAAAACCAATCAGAGGAGATGCTTTGCCAATGGAATTCAATGTCAGTTGTAGGAACTAGATTCCACTGGTGGCACTTATTCTACCTTGGACAAGGTAGAAACTCCTAAGGCTCTACTTGGAGCTATTTAGCAAAGAATGCTGTTTGGCATTATATTTCAGCATATCTAGTCATCTAAGATCATTAACAAGGGGTGTCTTTGATGCATATCTGTGTATGAAACTGCTCTTTCCCAATTGTCTGTTGGTGtctgtctctttttaaaattaaaaagaaaatccagcaACCTTCTGGCATGGAGTGTAGTTCTTCTAAGAGAGTGTTCAATTAACCTTGCAGGTTAATTTTGCTTATGCTTTTTGTCAATGGAGAAACTACACACATAACTTACAAGCCATGATGTGCACACAGTTCTCATTTAGGAGTCTATTTTCGAAGCTCTGAAGAAGCACAGGATGTTGAAAAATACTCTAAGGATTTTTAGCAATGAACTTTTCATAGTTTTAGTTAATGATACACAGATTATAATAATCAGTCCCTTGAAATGTACATAATCAAATCGAAGAGTAAGAAATATGTCTATGTCAAAATCCACTTCTAacctcaaatatttattatggcTCTTTGCATCATTACTCTTTGGGTAACTGAATTAAATAGCCACAGATGTGACACATGCacataaaaaaatatacacacacggCACAAACTCATTCTAAGGTGATTTTGctaatggacatttaaaaaaaaaaaagcaggatttcaattttcttaacagaagctgaaggaaagaaagtaCCGGATTCTTCCAAATAAATTCTAGAGCAACTCTCAACAGCTAGGAATGTGCAAAGTTAAAAGGAGACTGCCTTATTATTTTCGGAAATAAAGGTGGCTGGGAGATATTTTAACGAGTGGTGCTAAGACCAGATGAAACAATGTACGTGGCAACACTCTGTAACCTATTAGTGTGGCAGTTATGTGGACATCTTGGGACTAAAAGCCTGATTCTGCCCATCAGAGAGCCTGCTGCTAGGCAATCTCACATCATTATCTCATACATTCGCCAAAGTGTGTTCCAAGGAACACTTAAATGAATTCTTTCAAAAGGCTGAAGAGGCAAGATTAAGTAATAATGCACTTTCCCACTTTAGATCAATCAAATCCATCGCTAATGTACCTCAGAACTTCTAGTCCGCATAAAAACCAACATTGGATTGGTAtgatttcaggaaaagaaaaagaattgtgacatttttgtttgttatttagcTGTATGTGGAATTTCCATTAGGCTTTTTGAAATCTCTCCAATACTACCCTGACGAGCAATTAGAAGTCCAAGTCCTCACGTTGGGTGACCCAGCTTTAATCTTTGGCAACCTGGTCTTCATTTTCAAAGGTAATGATTGATCTCCTGAGCTAAATACTAAGGCCTTTTCTGGGACTGCATTCTTCTTAGTCTCACTGAAACAAGACCCTTGACTACCTCTTCTTTTATTCTGGGGACTCTGAAATCTACCTCCCAGCCctggcttctctcttttttttttttctgcggtacgcgggcttctcactgttgtggcctctcccgttgcggagcacaggctccagacgcgcaggctcagcggccatggctcatgggcccagccgttccgcggcatgtgggatcttcccggaccggggcacgaacccatgtcccctgcatcggcaggtggactctcaaccactgcgccaccagggaagcccctggcttctCTCTTGAGCTCAAGACCTCCTCTACTAAAAATGAGTTAATCACCTTTCCCTCATAATGCTTCTGATTTCCTACTTTCTATCAATAACAAGACCGTGTTTTCTGAGGCTAGAAACCCTGTGATCAGTTTTGACCTCCTCACTCTCTTCCCCCTGATCTCGTCAACATACATACATTTCAACAGTTCTCTTATCATTCTTTCTTGTCATTGTCTATTGCTCCTCCACCTTTCAGGGTCTCTTAACTCATTTCCCTCATACCTagtatcttttcctttttattcctctgCTCAAGCATCTTGTGGTTTTCTAGTAATATGATAAGGTATCTAAGGTATTTAAATTCTAGAGCTATAGACCTAACCTACCTGTTCAATTTTACGAGCAATCACTCTAACCTGAATAAACAGACTGCTTCCAGCAGGCTGGGACAGCCCCACTCCTGTCATTTCATCTGACGTGTGCCTGTCTCTGTCAATGCCATCTCCCTGCCTTATATGCCTTCCCTTActtatcttttctgttttttcagtCCTTCGGTAGTTACTCTAATTGTATTTTCTTTGTCATGTCTCGTTTACCAATCTCAGCTAGGGTTAACCTCGCCGTGCTCTGAGCAATgataaaatttactatttctaTATGTATAAAGGCCTAATGCaacataataataaatgaatccTGTAAAGATTTCTACTTGCAAGgacattaattcaacaaatatttctgaagaCATGTTCTGTGTTAGGCAATGTGCTAACGGCCACATATACACTTAGAATAATGAACAAATCACAAGTAGAAAACTGATAGTACTTCATTTACTCAACCTTGTCTGAACAAAGGCCCACTGCTATGTAAGTCCAGAGACTAAAACTTTAGTATTAGGCTACTCAAAGAATAGACagggggaaaatattttcatgccCTTTATTGCCACATAACTTGCTTAACAAACCTCTAGGAATAATCTTTTGCTTTCTCTAATTTTAACTGAAATGGGGTTAGATGTTTATCATTTAGCCAGTTGTAATGGGAGTCTTTCTATCCTAGTTTCCACTGAGGTCCCACAAATATGACAACAAAATTATGACTTGTGAATGTGGTACTGGTGCAATTTAGAAAACACCCAACTTCAATTAGGTGTTCAATTGAAGAATGGAGAATTTGTCCCAGGAATGTAATCAACTACAGCTGTAACTTAATTACCTTTGTGGTACCTTGCTAGATCAAAAGTAATGGtatatcacttaaaaaaaatcttgataaaCGGCAACCAATTACCAAGACCTTTTCAGAGTTTATCCAGCAATGTTGAGTGGAAGAAAATGTATGTCTAgaccaggagtcagcaaactttctgtaaaaggccagagagTAAACATTTTAGGTTGTGGGCTACTGactctgtcacagctactcaactctgctactGTAGTATGAAAACAGTATGTAACTGTTTGAGTGTGGttgtgctccaataaaactttacttataaaaacggctggcaggggcttccctggtggcacagtggttaagaatctgcttgccagtacaggggacacaggttcgagccctggtccgggaagatcccacatgccgcagagcaactaaacccgtgcaccataactattgatcccacgtgccacaactactgaagcctgcgtgcctagagcccgtgctctgcaacaagagaagccaccacaatgagaagcctgcgcaccgtgacaaagagtagcccccgctcgccgcaactagagaaagcccacatgaagCAACTGCAAccagtgcagtcaaaaataaataaataagttaattaattaaataaaagcatttatctcatcggaaaaaaaaagggggtggcgggacttctctggtggtccagtggtaaagaatccaccttacaatccttacaatgcaggggacgtgggttcgattcctggtcagggaactaagaccccacatgctgcggggcaactaagcccgtgcaccacaactactgagctcacgcgcctcaactagagcctgcgtgctgaaAACTACACAGCCCaggcgccctggagcctgcacgccacaactagagaagagaaaacccgcacgccacaactagagagaagcccatgcaccacaatgaagagcctgcgcaccgcaacaaaaaatcccacgtgcctcagtgaagatcccgtgtgctgcaactaagacccaatgcagccaaaaactaaattaaataaataaataaataaataataaatcttaaaaaaaaaaaacgggtgGAGGCCAAATTTGGTTTGACGACCTCTGTTCTAGAAGACTTGTACTGATTATCTAGAGAGACATACTTATTAATTTGTCCAAGAACCTTATTAATATCAATTATATGCATATACTTTACTAGGGGCCatgaatacaaagatgaatcagACGAGTGAGAAAACTCTGGCTCACACTTGACAACCTGATCATTTATTATCACACACAAAGTGACAGAAGCAGAAGTAACAGTGTGAAAATTTCTGTGGGATCAGAGAGAATAGTTCACTTTGCCTGGGAATGGGGAGGGTGTGCAAAGGGTCCACTAAAGGAGGTGAGATTTAAGCTGAGCTTTGAAGGACCAGAATTTCCTGGAGTGGCATGTTACGTATGAAGTTTGTATTACAAATCCCATTCTAGTTCCTTTATTAAGGAGCCAGTGAGTTGTAAGAaccacacacatataaacacatacacacaggtaaaTCAGGCTAACCACACTTAACCTCTGTTGAGTCCTGCTCTGAATAGTCGATTCGTCTCACATGGCAAAGAACTCAAGGATTTCAAAGAATGTAGAGAGTCTTGACTGATCGGTTTCTTTGCTATCTTTCAAGGTGCAACAGAGCCTGAGAGTGGAAGGCAAAAGTACAGGGGCTTCCTGGTTATTGATGGTGGTGGTTGTGTGGTGTCAGAGAGACAGGGTCTGTcaccaaacaaacaagcaagcaataaatcaaagagagagagagaaacagagacagagagacagacaaacagaCTCTAGTCTGCAAACTCCCCACAGGAAAGGATGGAATATTATCATTGTATATTCAGCCTTTAGCACAATGCCGGatgcagagcaggtgctcaataactatttgttgaataaatacatgaatgaatggattaataTTAGTGAACATGGAAGGCACAGGAAGCTCTTCAAGGCTGGAAACTTTTATCAAGGGAAGAAAAGAGTGTGAGGCACTGCTTTCATCTGGTCATAGTTAATGTCTAATAATGGTTATCATACTAGTAACTATTTATAAAGTTAATACTTTATAAAAGCTCAATTAATTGCTCCTTTCGAGTTACCCAGAAGCATGATCAatccaggaaaataaaaaaatgggaaagcTTAAGAGTTTGTCTCTGGAGAAGAAACTACCCACCCCCTATTTCTTGGTCCTGCTTACTACAGCTGGAAGCTTAATCCCGAAGAACAGGCAGTAGCAAGCAAAGGAGGTATTGGAGAAAAGACGGAATTCTCACATTTTAATGCTAATCACTGCTGACCACATTTTGCTGTATATTACTGCTAATGGACTGTGAAGCACAACTCACATCCATGTAATACTTCTCCAATTTGAGATGAAACATCTGCTTTTAGAAGTaaatggaagagagaaataatCTAGACAAGATGTagccacttttaaaaaattttagtcagATTTCATGTGTGAGGGATCCACTCTCCGACTATAAAGTACTTTCTTTCAGATAGCTAAGTTATGCCTTATAAACTGAAACAGTGGACTACAAAGTATTAACctgtatttccaaaatatatgctCCTGCTCTTTTGCCTTCTTATGAACCAAGTAAGgtctatacacattttttttttcttgaggagatGACAGAGGGCTTCACACAAGTATGTTTCTATAAAAGTGCCATTACAATCCACAATTTAGGTTACTTAATGAGAGTTTCTGAAGCCTTCATTCTTTTGAAAGTAGGCCAACATCACAGTGTAAGTCCTTCAccaactttacaactgcttttgaTGAATTAGCAGGCTTGACATATTTTCTCTTGCCTCCACTAGTATCTTGTACTCCCTAAGTACTTATTTTTTACCTTAAAACGTCTTCTGGAAGACTTGTGCTTAGGACCAGTCTGTGGAAGATAATTCCAGCAAATCAATAGGCTCAGGGAAGGAAACCAGGGAAAATATCAGGGATAAAGCTATGACACTTACTAAGAGTTACAAAACAAGGTGAGCCTCCacaatcaactgtatttctacgTTCAGGATGTATTTGTAGAAAGATTACAACTTTTGCTCTGGTAGAGATAAGTGAGCATGGACTTTGCAGTGTAGTGATGCACAATCATATCTGTAATGAATGAGTGTGTCCCACATCTTTGCTAGCACTGGTTGGTGGAAGTAATCTGATGGGTATCTAACTCAAATGACTATTTCTCTGATCATTAATGAGGTTGATcaccttttcatattttataagtAACATGAAttttctcttcaataaattgaTGATTTATTACCTTAGCCTATGCTTGacttaaaaaattctttgaagCTACTTGTATGTTAGACATATAGAGTCTATCAGTTAACTTTGTATATATCTTATTGTCTACTGAAATCAagagcattttataaaataattttagagtttaaaggaaaaacaataaaataaacaccCATTTCATTTCTCACCCCACTCCCATGAAGTTTATATCTAGGAAGTCCCCagtatattctcttccattttcgTTGCCTGACACTCCTCCCAAGTAATTAACTTTGTCATTCCATTCGTAACCTCAACATTTTGTTTGTGTCTCTAAATAATCTGCTAGTTTTGTGTGGCTTGAGATTCACTATTCAGCTCTCTGGTGAATAACTAATCTTATTTGGATGATTTTTTCCTAATTCCTTCTTTACTTTTAACAAGTTTTtatagaaaatgtctgaaaaatTATATCAAATTCCTTTCAATGTCTATTAATATTATAACACTTCACTTTTCCTTTGTTGATGTGATGATTCATACAGTtagattttctaatgttaaaccatCCTTACATTTCCATAATCAACCCTACATGATTATGGAATATAAGTAATTTTCACTCCTGGATTTAATTTACAAGcatcatatttaaaatgaatCTACATTTAGATTTTATATAAGATTTTCTTATATAATAAGAAATAAGATATATTTCTTAAGGTATAATAAGATTTTCTTCTTCCACATGATCTTTACTAGTTTTTAAGACTCTAGctacataaaataaatgaaaaacatctcCCGGAATAATTAACATAAAATAGATGCTCTATTTTATCTTTTCCTATCTATTTTTTTATAGGTGAGTCAGAATTCAGTTATAAAACCACCTGGGCCTGGTACCTTTCTAAATGGaagctataaaaatatattttatatttctgtactTATTGGCttattcaggttttctttttcttagaccaTTTTGAGTACTTTATATTTTGGTAGGAAATCCTCTATTTCCTCTAGATTTTCAAATCTGCCATAGAGTTTGCATgctatcttaaaaatttttttaacctctgtatctcctttctcatttcaaatGCTGTGGGtgtttttggtttctcttttttttcttaacctgTCCTTCCAGGGGGCTATTCGTTTTTACATAGCTTTGCTGCGTTTATTTTGTGGAGGTGTTAAGAGTAGGCTTTTCATGttaataaaaattctttaaactcAGCTTTTATCTTCATTATCCCCTCCTTTCTATATTCTGTTTTTTGGttgttctttccctttattttgaatatttattttatttactttcagtatttattttttacaataaaagCATTTAAAGCCATACATTCTCCTCTGAGTACAATATACTCTGACTACCGATTCAACTTTTGGAAATTTATTCTACAGAAATGAAAGCATCAGCATACAAGAATGTAAAGCACAGAATGCTTATATCTTTTTCACAGTGGtaagcaaacaagcaaataaacaacaacaacctaCCCCCATCCGGgatacaacctaaatgtccatcaatactACAAGGGTTGCCTCAGTTATATTATCGGCTCACTATAGAAGATTATCTTGTCATTTAAATTTGTGTATATCGCCCCAGAGGGATGTCCATAAAATATTATCATGTGTATAACAAAACTGCAGAATGTCATTTGTAGAATTCACTTTtataaaaaaagtatataaaacaaaacatacaccagaaattatttttgtttatatatatatatatatatatatatatatacacatttgtttaaaatatatgtgtatatatatacatacagacacacacacacaccatatatatCTACATGCATTTCAGATGTGAAAATAATATAACCAAATCTTCTTGGTTACTTTAAAGGAACACATCAGATGTGGTAGGAAGAGAAAGAACCTGTTCTTTATATATCTCTGCATCATTTCACTTGTTTAAACAGGAATTTATTACTTCTATAAATTAAAGCATACAATTAAAAGGACAACAATCTATTGACACTGCTATGAAATTCTGATGCTAATTCTAGGAgcatattttcaaatttactgaCTAATCTCCCTTCATTATCTTTATCATAGCTTTTCTGTCACATTTTTGCAATATAAATTACCATGAAAATTTCTTCTAAATAAAAACCAATTAATGGGTTAAGATCTATATTGCTTTCactttcatatatacatatttttttctaaatgattaTGTTAGTAGTTATTGAAACTATGGGCTACTATTACACAAAATCTCTCGAAGGCTTCCTGAAGAATTTCCTTCAATAGTAAACTTGTAGAAAGCTGAAGAAGTGAAATACTAATCAGGtagggaaagatttttaaaaagtaaaataaagtaaaaatgagaGGTTGGTGGGCACTAACGGAGCCAAGATGCTGCGGAGTCTGCTGGCTCTTCGTCAGATTGCCCAGAGGACCATAAGTACTGCTTCACGCAGGCAGTTTGAAAATAAAGttccagagaaacaaaagctgTTTCAGGAGGGTAATGGAATTCCAGTGCATCTAAAGGGTGGGATAGCTGATGCCCTCCTGTACAGAGCCACCATGATTCTTACAGTCGGTGGAACAGCATATGCCATATATCAGCTGGCTGTGGCTTCATTCCCCAAGAAGCAGGGTTGACTTCACTTTATCCTCCCAGCAATCAGTTGGCTCAACTCCATTCAGCTCTCTGTGGACCAGTAGTCTGATAACTAATTTGAGTTCTTCTTTGGGGATCAATATTTATTGACTTGTACTAACTGCCACCAATAAAGCAGTCTTTaccatcaaaaataaataaataaataaataaataaataaaaatgagagaaggGTGTTCTCTTGTCCCATAATATAAAAGGAATGCAGTATTAATTATTAGCTATGAAAAGACACAGgcctttgtttttgttgctttttttttttttgaaaagagccATTTTTACATGGCACAAATTGAGGTGttagtgaagtcagacaaaacaaaagctaaacaacaacaaaattaacagTACCTTTTTCTTGTAGTATTTTCTTGGTGGTGGCTTGATGGTGGCAAGGAGATTCTTCCATATCATGATCAGATTTTGAAGGAGAGGAGAATGATGTGTCTCCCCCAGTAGAGGAGGAAGGCTCCCTTTCTGGGTGCAGGGGTCCTTCTTGAAATTCAGCTATGTGGTCAGACGAGAAGGGCACACTGCCAGCCACTGGAGTGAGGGATGAAGCACCAGAATCTGATTCTGGAGAAGTTCTCAAACCCTTGGGCAGAAGTGATTTGGTAATGTGCATGTGGTTATAGAAACTGTTTGAAGGCTGTTGGTATAAGAGATTATAAAGGAGGTTATGCCACTGAGCATCAGTCCCATGTGATACTTACTTTGAAATCAGACGGACCTTTTTTTAGTAAATCCCTATGAAAACCCATTTTTGTTGGTTTACAGATAAGACTACATAGTTCACAACAATTCACCATATTACCTTTGTAGCTACCAGATACCTAAGACATATAGGAACAATGACTTGTACACTCATTATTTACCATCAGATAAAACCAACAGCTGAATATCAAAAGCACCATCATGAAATATGACAATATGGATAATGCTCTTGGTTATTAGTTCATCAAATGAGTACAGAAAGAATTTGAATTACAACGATATATCGAGGTGAATAAGAATTTAGGAGACAAAGAAGTGAACTATTCCAGCTGTTTCCAACTAGAATACAGGATATGGCTGCAGGAAAATCATTATCTTCAATAAGCTGTAGGAACAAGGATACAGCCCGAACTCACAAGTCAGAAAGTGGTCAGGGGCACTCACCTTTCGCTCCAGACTGTCCTCGCCATCTGTTGAACTGACACTATCATAGAGTCTTGTCCTAGAGGGCCTCTGGCGTCTGTTCTTCATGGAAAGCTGGGCCCgggttttcagtgcttttgaatCCAGGCGTTCTGTCTCTGGGACCGCTTCATTGAAGTCTAAGAAAAGAATATTGCAAAATAATCTGTGAAAACTTTGGAGAGGATTGACAGAGACCACAGACACTGGTAACAAAATCTCAAGGTTATCGGTAATACCAGGCAGGAAACAGGTGACAACCATGGCGGCCTGTCTGGTAACAGAGGTAACAAAGAAATCAGTGAGATTTAGGAGAAATGTACAAAGCCTAAGGGAAGAAA
Coding sequences within:
- the LOC132496207 gene encoding cytochrome c oxidase subunit 7A2, mitochondrial-like, which encodes MLRSLLALRQIAQRTISTASRRQFENKVPEKQKLFQEGNGIPVHLKGGIADALLYRATMILTVGGTAYAIYQLAVASFPKKQG